In Spea bombifrons isolate aSpeBom1 chromosome 5, aSpeBom1.2.pri, whole genome shotgun sequence, the sequence TTTGTTGGACTCCAGGCAGAAGAAGTCCAGCGAGCCATTAAGTCGAGCCGCGACTATCCTGGGAAACATATAAAAAGTCATTGGTTACCCCCGGTGACCGGCACTGGCAGAGAGTAACATCTGCCGGCAGACTCCTTGGGCAGATACACTTGTCCTAGTGGTAACATACgatctacccccctctgccaCACGTAACtacaaaagtttattattattattattttccccattttttacaCCCAAGATGAGTCCTGATGCTTGTGGGGGTCACCGAGTCATCCGACCTGCGGCGGGGTCTCGGAGAACCCACTCACCTGCGGTTCTGGAACACGAGGGCCGTGATGCCGCTCTGCCCTTCACCGTGGCTGCACTGCAGGGTTCCAGCTATGGCATCCCAGACCTGCAGAGAGGAAAGCGGGCTGTGTATGGGGGGCAACGCAGAGACCCTTCAGAAATCCCAACGCACACAGACAGGACCGAGACCACCCCGACGGGGCAGCAGGGCTCGAACTCCTCCACGGCACTTACCTGCAGGCTTCCGTTACTCCTCCCGGCCACTATCAGATTGCCCTGCAGCCCCAAGCTCCACACGGAGCCCTCGAAATCCTCTGTCCAGCCGGGATCGGGCGAGACCGCCCCGTTCCACGATCCGGGATCCTCTACGGAGCTTTTCCTCCTGGAAGAAGCGTAACTCCCATCCAAACGCCCGTCCATGGAGAGCCCGCCGGGTCCGTACAGCGGGGGAGAAAACACGGGAGGGAAGCTGCCCAGGGTGGGGGCTCCTTGCTCTTCGCACGCCCGCTGCACCAGGCCGCTGAAGTCGTAACCGTTGGCGCCTCCTTCGCGCCCGACGCTGACCGGTCTCTGGCGGCCGTCGGGCTCCTCTTGCTTGGCTTGCTCTGGGAAGTTGGTGTCGATCAGGCTGCTCAGGTCTGGCTGGTCGTAGAATCGCGGCGGCCGGCGCTTCAGGAGGTAACCGTTCTCCACGCAGTCCTCGGCGCCGTATTTACAGTCCGACAGCGTCTCCCAGCTCTCCGGATAATCGAAGACGCCGCTGCTTTCCCTGCGCAGACTGAGGCGGGGAAAACGTCGGTAATCGGCAGAAACCGCTTGCCTCTCACTCCAAATATACGCTTTATCCGTAATCTGTGTTACGCCGCGCTCTCGCTGATCGAACATTTCTATCCGTcaatatatcaggaaaaatTAACTCCCCAGCGCCCATAATACCTGCCAAGTATCCCGTTTAGTCCCTCTCCCAAACCCCTTATGCCCCTGACTCTAATGTATCTAAATGCCCCGATAATGTATAGAACCAGCAGGCTTTCTTGGTCCTCTCACCGTTGCTTGGGGATGACGGTGAGGCAGTCGCCGGTTTGGGCATCCCACACGCGGATCTGGCCGGCCAGGCAGCAGCTCACCAGCAGCATCCGGTCGCTGGCCAAACACTCGATGTCCTGCAGAGAGAGCTCATCGCAATCAGCCGCCCGCCATAAACATCGACTTCTCTCCCCGATAACCTCGTGCCGGCCCTAAATAAAGCGTCTCGGCACGGACACGGCGACCGATTTACAACGAGCTGCAGTCAGACCGTAATTGCTGAAAGCGCGGAGATTTGGGGCTTTCCTCGCGGTGGGGAATCTAGAACCACGTACCATGAGGTGACCGCGCAGGACCAGGGGCACGATCTCCGTCTCAGGAGGCGAGTAGCCGTAGTCGTCGCACGGTAGGTCACCCCCCTTCCGGCGCCGGCTGTGGGAAAGACCGTTCTGGCCGTAGTTTTTAGGACACAGCAGCCGGTACAAACAGAACAGGAGCAGAACCAGGAGGATTCCGGAGGCCAGTCCCAGCGCGGCCACTCTGCCGGTACGGGAAGAGAAAAGAGCCAACAATCACAtgaatataacaataaaaacccATCAGCCAATCGGGGAGCCCCATAATGTGCGACAGAGTATAGAATACCCATCAGCCAATCGGGGAGCCCCATAATGTGCGACAGAGTATAGAATGCCCATCAGCCAATCGGGGAGCCCCACAATGTGCGACAGAGTATAGAATACccatcagccaatcagaacCCTCCTATCTTGTATAACGGTGTGCTTAGAAGTTAATGAAGTCCTGATTTGAGATACGGCTTCATAGAGGTGGAAACGAGTAACGCTCTGCAATCCCCCCTGCGGTGCGGGGTCAGCACGCGGCCGTCACGCCATTTACATATCTGACTCGTTAAGCAGGACGGTGGAATCCCGGATGTTTTTTGGGAGTTTCTTGGCATTTGTTGGCTGATCCGGGCTCTTACTTGTACAGGGTGACGTCCGCGGGCCCCTGGGCTTTGGAGGGCCCTTCGGCCGCTTTCTCCTCCTGCCGAGCGTCCCGAGGCGGATCGAAGAGGTGGGAGTGCTGGGCCTCGAGCGGGTGCCGGGCGTCCGCCGCCTCCTGCGGGGTCAGGTACACGGTGATGGGGATCACAGGCAGGATGCTGATGTACCTAGAACCGAGAAGAGGCATCAGACGGACCTCACAGGACAGAGAACGCGGGCCGGGGGCCGACCAACATCTACCTGCATGCAACGAGCCGGCGCATTCTTACACATAATGAATCCAGTCCTAAACCTCATTCATCATTTACAGGAAGTCAGTACCGGCTCTTGTCTGGGTTTTATAGACccgagagggtggtggataagtggagcagcctcccagcagaagtggtagagggtattaaacatgcatgggatagacatacggctcctgaatctaagacgagaccaacgactgattaatgtcAGACGGCGACCAAACGGGGGCCGGAGGGGCTTTTCTATATTCAGAGTTAATTGCAGCCTCATCCGCTGAAAGGCGAAGCCGCGCGTTCTGTGCGAGTGGAGACGGCGGCTGCTTACTTTTTGGCCAGGGTGATGTTGTAGTAGCTGAAGAGCGTCGGCCAATGTCTGAACGAGAGCTTCCTCCAGGTCTCCTCGTCCTCCGCTCCCCACGTGACCTTTGCGTGCCCTCTGTCCTCTTTGCTCTCCTCTCCGGCATCCCTCTGCTCTTCTCCCCATCCCTCCAGCCGCCCCACGAGGGACTCCAGCGCCTCCTTGCGCTGCGATTGGTTCTCCAGAAGTTGGGATGAACCGGTGGGGAAAACAGAGAGGGAATTCTGGGGGTCGGCGGCGGGAAGGACCGGCACGGGAAGAGGGGGCATCACTTCCCCACCCAGGGGGCTCTGCTCCGTCACCTGAACCGTGAGATATGTGCGCAGGCCGGCGGGGTCCGTGTACAGAAGGATCCCGATCCAGATGACCGTCCCGGCCTGCAAACAGAGACGTGAGATGTACCGAAACCTGCCCTGACCTGCGACGGCTGCCGCACGCCCTCTCCTGTAGTTGCCGGGCCGACGACCTCTGGGTGTTATGGGAGTTCCGCCGGCTTTGTGTCCCCGGACACTGCCGGTGGCGTCACCCGACCAGACTCCCAGCCGACACATCGGTCTCCTTACCATGATGATCCTCTGCGCCAGCCGCGTCCGTGCGAAGAAGTACACCAGGCGCAGTCTCTTGGGCAGGCGCAGGTTGCGGAACGAGGAGGGCTGCAGCGTGATGGTGTGGGGGGTGGTCCGCCGCGTGGCTTGCTGCCGCTCGTACCTCGGTGTCCGCGGCCCGGTCTTGGCGGGAGGCATGCAGGCCTCGGCGGGCATCCGCTTGTTTAGATCTGCCAGCTATGAATAAGACATGATAATTACACGCGGCGACGGCGCCCTGACATCATAATACAGCTCATCCTGATGATGTCATCCAGTGCCGCATCTCTCAGCATCACAGCGCACGGAGCCACAAGCATTACTTCTGCTTTAGAGATTCTTTGTTTCTGACCCTTTTGCCCAACCAAAGCTACACCCCGCGCCCCTCGGTCCGTGCATGCGCTGCTCTCCCGGGATCCTCGGTGAAACGTCCCCCACCGTTCCGCGCGCATCACTCCTCACTATCTCCTCGGTTTGCTTTTGCCGCGGGACTTGCCGGTACCCACCTCCATCCTTCGAATGTCGATCGACAACACGGTGGTGAAGAAGAACATCTGCAGGAAGAAGTCCGACACGAGCCCGACGACGGCGAACAGACAGAACTCCTGGGGAGAGATCGACGGCGATGAGCGGGGTGGGCTGCCGCGCATGTACAGGTTTCTGGCGTCACACATACATAGCGATCTATACGCCCCCCCCCGGGACATATGTTATAAGGTAAAGCAGAATCATTATTTAAAGCCCATAAGGGGGGCGACTCCCCGAAATCCCTGGCTGAACGGAGGGAATGCATAAAAGCGTCGCGATAAACCCACCTGGATGGCCGGCACCAGCGTGAAGTATCCAATCAGGATGATTCCCAGCTCGGTCGCCATGTTTTTCATGATGGACCAGCTTTCATTGCTGAGGCCTGCGGAGAAAGGGGCGCCGGAGGAGAGTTATTGGCGGTCCCCAGACCCGAATGCTTCACCCCCCGTGGAGGGCGACTCACCCTGCGCGATGCGGAGCTTCACCTCCAGATCCACCGGAGTCGACACCACGGACTTTGTGAGCACCAAGACGTTCTCCAAGCCGATGACGACCACCAAGTACGGGAATATCTCCCTGAGGACGACAGTCACAGCCGTCAGCAACCGGCAGCCACCACCGGGGGGCGCCGCATCCCAACACACCCCACGGCAGAACCTCAACGCTGCCTAAACCTTTGGCTTTATgtgcaattctggtgcaaagcggTAAAAGCACAAGCAGTCTGCAGGAAGACTTCTTCGGTTGCTAAGGCAACAGCTCCAGTTTTACCTCTTTTGCACCAGAACCGATGTCGGAAGGGACTCCCGGTCAGCTATGtagatattaaagaaaatataaaacattcatCACAGCCCGAGCGACCCGAGCCTCCTACCGGTCCGACTGCCATAAAGCTTTCCCCTAATACCGGCTCCAGAGACCCCAACGTGCCGCTCGTCACCCGGCCACATACCCGCCATTGAGGGTCGGCGTCAGTCCGAAGAGGGTGCACAGACCGACGGACATGAGCAGGGAGCTGAGGACAGTGACCACCGCGGCCAGCGCCAGACCCCACTTCGACTTCACCAGGTCGATCTTCCCTGAGGACAGAAACAAGCGCCGGTTACTGAACGCACCCCGGTGACGGCTCGGCCCACCGGCCCCCCGTACTTACTGGTGGAGAAATAGATATAAGCAAAGAGGATGAAGTACGTGGTGACGAGCGGGATGAGCTCAGCGATGCCGATCTCCTCCTTGAAGTGAATGTGGACGATGTTACGCAGCTTCAGGGTGCAGTTGGCGCAGGGATGGAGCTGCCGGAGACGGGACCTCAGACTGCGCAGGAACCTGAAACACACGAACCACGAGGCGGCTGCACAAACCTTTCCAAGGAGGGCCGGGGCTCGTAGGGAAAGGGCCCGGGGCTCGTAGGGAAAGGGCCCGGGGCTCGTAGGGAAAGGGCCCGGGGCTCGTAGGGAAAGGGCCCGGGGCTCGTAGGGAAAGGGCCCGGGGCTCGTAGGGAAAGGGCCCGGGGCTCGTAGGGAAAGGGCCCGGGGCTCGTAGGGAAAGGGCCCGGGGCTCGTAGGGAAAGGGCCCGGGGCTCGTAGGGGAAGGGCCCGGGGCTCGTAGGGAAAGGGCCCGGGGCTCGTAGGGAAAGGGCCCGGGGCTCGTAGGGAAAGGGCCCGGGGCTCGTAGGGAAAGGGCCCGGGGCTCGTAGGGAAAGGGCCCGGGGCTCGTAGGGAGCTCGTGGAGCCAAATCCGCTTTGCATTATGCCGCTGTACGGCGGGCACACCTCGGAGGGGGCGGGGGACGCGGGTGTCTAAACGCGGGCGCAGCCTCCACACCAACTACTTACGTGGCGTTGTATCTGCGAAACGCGATGGTGATGGTGTAAGATACGACCCGCTTGCGGTTGTTTAAGTTGACTCCGCTCTGCTTCCCCGGCACCCCGAAAAGGAGGTCTGCAAAACACAAGAGACGTGGGGGGGCTGGGGGTCAATCATACTATTATACTGACCGAGACGGAACTCCGTATTTAGGAAAGGGGATCTGTTTAATGCAGTCTGCGGGCAGCCATTAGTGAGAGGGCCGCGACGGGCCGAAGCTGGAGAAAAATCCCCCCAGAGTAACCGAGCGGCCATCGTTGGCTGATACTTTCTCTGCTACATCGCGATCCGTTTCCCTCCGGCAGCGAACGATCTCCGCGAAGCCGCGTTCTTTTGGGTCAATAACCGGAAGATTTGGTGAAGCGCCGCGGGTGGGGGTGGGGCGCGCAGCTCTTACCCTTCAGCGTGGCGGAGGTCTGCAGGGTCTTGGGCTCGTGCTGCTGGATGGTTCTGATGAGGTCCGCGTCGTTGTTGAAGAGCTCCGGGTCGTTCTGCCAGAAGTTGGCCGGGGACAGCAGGAGGCAGCCATGTTCCGGCAGTTTGCCCCGGAGCTTCCTCAGCCCCGGCAGGAGGTCGGTCACCTGGAGGCAAACATCTTCCAGGCTCGTCTGGCCGGAGCTGCGGCGACAGAAGCGGGAAATAGACATAAACACCTGAACGGGAGGGGCcacttaacggggaggaataagcaGGCAGGGCCTTAGAGCAGGGAGTTCAGACGGCTGCTCCCGTGGCACTCGGGTGGGATTCTCATACATATTATTATCTATAAACATCGTTACAAGGCACGGAACCGGAAGACGAACCTCTCTCGGAGAACGTGGTTCCTGATCTCTTCCACCAGCGGGAAAACTCGTGACAGCGGGGAGCGGAAGACGTCCACGGCTCGGAAGTTCTTATCCCACGGAGACACCACGGCTTTCACCAACACCTGCTGGATGTAGGCCACGGGCAGCCCGACGTACTGCGGGGAGACGCGCCGGCGATCAGTGACCCCTTTACACCCCGCAAACCGCACAACAGCGAGTGTATCAGTAAATACCCGGATACACCGGGAAATAACACGGAGCCGGATTCCCCGACACGCAGAATAAAAATCACCCGGAAACATCACGAGATCTCAACGTGACCGGCTCcggggagagagacggggagggagagacggggagggagagacggggggggggagggagggagagacgggggggagggagagacgGGGGGGTGGGAGAGACGGGGGGAAGAgggagacggggagagaagagagagacggggagagagagagacggggagagaagagagagacgaggagagaagagagagacggggagagaagagagagacggggagagaagagagacggggagagagggagagacggggagggagggagagacggggagggagggagagacggggagggagggagagacggggagggagggagagagagacggggagggagggagagagagacggggagggagggagagagagacggggaggaagggagagacggggagggagggagagacggggagggagggagagacggggagggagggagagacggggagagaagagagagacggggagagaagagagagacggggagggagggagagacggggagggagggagagacgggagggagggagagacggggagggagggagagacggggagggagggagagacggggagggagggagagacggggagagaagagagagacggggagggagggagagacggggagagaagagagagacggggagagaagagagagacggggagagaagagagagacggggagagaagagagagacggggagggagggagagacggggagggagggagagacggggagggagggagagacggggagagaagagagagacggggagagaagagagagacggggagagaagagagagacggggagggagggagagacggggagggagggagagacggggagggagggagagacggggagagaagagagagacggggagagaagagagagacggggagagaagagagagacggggagagaagagagagacggggagagaagagagagacagggagagaagagagagacgggggagaagagggagacgggggggagaagagggagacgggggagaagagggagacgggggggagaagagggagacggggggagaagagggagacggggggagaagagggagacggggggagaagagggagacgggggagaagagggagacggggggagaagagggagacggggggagaagagggagacggggggagaagagggagacggGGGGAGAAGaggggagaagagggagacgggacgggggagagacatttaaatccaTGAAGGGATAAAGGCTGGGAGAGAAttcatttcaaaggaggagaaaaattacaagaaGAGCCTCGGCTCGTCTGCTCCGGACACAGAAGGTTTAAACCGGTTTGGATTTGCTGGAAGTGTTTGGCCCCTCGGGGCCGGTGTGACGGGTTTCGCTGCACGTTCCTCACCTTTACCCCCTGATAAGTAAAAGCGTGGAAAGGATGTTTTTCAGCAGCTGATAAGGGAGCCGGTGAAGGACAGGAGACGCCAAACAGAACATTTCCGGTAACGGCCGTTCTCCAAAGTGCGACGAATTCACTCGGCGGCACGGAAAGAAcgctgccggggggggggcttcgtTTAAATAGTTTGGCCCTGAGTGATTTCCCGGTGAACAGGGAGCGGGGTATACGGTCCCACTGGTAGATCCAGGGGCACGGCTCTCCCGTTTGGGGGGCCGCACATGGATTTAAGGAAACATTGACGGGGTAAAGTGCTGGCGCTCTGGGACCCCCGGATCGATGGCTCGTGGTGCTGACCGACGGGAAGCCAGGGGGTCTCGTGAGATTAGAGCGCCACGCAGCGCAGAATAAAGCGCCCTGTGGGGCCCCGGGTGCCGCCTGCGCAGTCTCTTGGACAGCCATTATTTGATTAATAAAGCTTTGGGGGGCCATTTCTGACGTTATTTTGGGAAATCACATTCCCGGCACGTCTACGAGGGCCAAGCCGGCCCCCGGCCGCCTTATCTGCCAGACCTTGGTGCTGAGCCGGTTATCAGGGGCATCGGGGCAGATTAAATCCCTCGGCTGCGTCACTAGTGGACAGAAAAGCGGAAAGAAAAACAGGCAGGGGCCAAGGTCACCGACACGCCTGTCCGAAGGGCCGTGGGGCACATCAGACGTTTACAGCCGGAAAAGCCCTTTAACCTGTGCCAGGGGGGCAATCGCCGCCAGTCCAAAGGGCAACCGCAGAACGATCCTGTGAGAAGCGCAGCAACGTCGATGCTATCCAGGGGGCCGAAGACCCTAAAGTCGCTCATTAGTAAATTGGGCATTAAGCCGGCCATTACTCGGTGCCTGGGCTGCGCATGCCATGCAATGCTTCCTGGGATAAAACTACTAAACAACAACCAGGACAGGGGGGATATAAACCACCAGCCCGCCATGGAGCTGAGCAGCTTCCCAGAATGCTTTGCAGCTTACCCAATCAGGCTGCTCGATACGGTCTCCCGGTGCCGGTTCTTGACGAGGAGGTCGATAATCCTTCGCCGGGGTGATGAACTCCACCGGACCGGTCCCAGGCAGGGGCAGCTTCAGGAGAGGGTAACTGCGGAGACAGGAGGGCAAAAGATCAATAGCGAGAGGGCAAAAACGGagcagtcaccatggcaactatGAAACGCTTACACTGTGCACGAGACCTGCAGTTTATAAATAATACTCAACGCAGCTCAAAGCATGGCCACTGCCACGCGTTACTTTATTCACTAGAGCGCAAGCTCCCGGGATCAGGCCCTCGCCTCCTTCTCTGTTGTATGCATATTACTCCCCCCCCGTGAGATTAGCCCAAGCAGGGGCCGGGGCAGCAGGCGCTGGATTGGCTTCTGTTGGTTTAGGAAAGTCGGTGAGAGAGAGAACACGTTTCTGTTATTTGCAGTTACATTTCACATCAGCTCCTGAAACGGGGCCCGGCCGACACGGAGCCGGCACAGGGGCCCCGGCAGACACGGAGCCGGCACAGGGGCCCCGGCAGACACGGAGCCGGCACAGGGGCCCCCGGCAGACAAGGAGCCCGGCACAGGGGCCCCCGGCAGACAAGGAGCCGGCACAGGGGCCCCCGGCAGACAAGGAGCCCGGCACAGGGGCCCCCGGCAGACAAGGAGCCGGCACAGGGGCCCCCGGCAGACAAGGAGCCGGCACAGGGGCCCCCGGCAGACAAGGAGCCGGCACAGGGGCCCCCGGCAGACAAGGAGCCGGCACAGGGGCCCCCGGCAGACAAGGAGCCGCCACAGGGGCCCCCGGCAGACAATCCTTGACTCCGACAGCAAACACTCGGCTGGACAAAACCGGCAGCGCAGGGCCGCTCGGGGCTATGACTGCAAACCACGCACCGCGCTCCCAGTCAGCTCCCAGTTTAGCGATCGGAGCCCCGAGCGTCACGCACACGAGTCGCCTCTGCAGGCGAGGGCCCCGGCGCTGTCACCCGAGACGATTTATCTTCTCTACAGCTGAGACTTTTGGGAAAAATCCAAACACTAAATCTGGTTGGTTTCATTTGAATAAAGAAAGAACATGCGCGAGTAACACGGCCCAGCGATCCGGGGCAGGATCCATCCGGTGTCCCGCTGGCCTCATCAAACATGCTGAACGGAGCAATACTGAGGCCAAACGCTGACCACCAGAACTCTCATCCCACCTCCGGAAAGCAGCAAACCCTCCCAATTATCCCAACAAACCGTCCAAATACCCCGCCGAGTGCCGGCCGGGGGAAACGAGGAGGCATCAGGAAAAGCCATggagtccatttttttttcttattatttttcttttggcaACCCTCAACATAAAAGAACCtcccagcagatcggcccccggcggccccccaTCTaattgcccatttctcctgctgtaacgactcaaaccttaatcagtcgtcggcctcgtcttagattcaggagccgtatgtctatcccatgcatgtttaataccctcactgtattaccctctaccacttctgctgggaggctgctccacttacccaccaccctctcagtaacgtaACACTTCCTTGAATCACGTCCAAGCTTTAACTCCCTGATTGCCCAAACTGAACCCAGGGACTGACCAGCAGGCGAGGATGCAGAGCGCGGTGAAGATGATGATGGGGATGGGGTAGGAGGCACACAGGAGCCCGTGTCTGTAGAAGGCCCGCGATATCCTCTCACGCAGTCTGTCAGTCAGGGGCATCGTCGGCTGCCGTCACCTACTCGCCATCACGTGACCCACAGGGCTATTCCATGGCCGGCTCCTTGCTGACGACGAACATGAGCCTGTGGGAGAGAGCGCAGTTATGTGCTAGACCCAAGAGCTTGCAATTTAACGTCACGCTATATACTGTAAATCTGCATCAACACACAAGTAACAAAAATGATGCTGATAACAATAAAATGCAAGTACTGAAAATCTAGAAACTCAATGCAGTCTTTTAACCCTAAAATAGctttaacaaaaatgtgtaaaatcgCAATTATTGAAttgcacaataaataaataaatctaatataTTATAAGCCGGAGAAacatcactcccattactctaaACACTCAGGATGCACTATTTAGGTTACATGGGCTTCATCGGTAAAAtttgtagtatttatttttttttggcgcAGGGGTGAGAATCTCCTGTGagttacagcaaaaaaaaaaaacaaaaaagaaagtccAAGTtataaagtctatggaggacggacttcattagcatcgccataaagcatcggctcagtgcggtgtttgagtcgggaaagtcacccaaaatatcacatgactgacagcgacggcggctccagatAAAGGGAAtgtatattcctgtatacagcgctgggggtttttggggaaaaaggggattccaggtgccgacacaccttcgtctaggggttaatattttaaatccaGGTAGCTCGAATAATCGCAAGAAAATACTTCTTTGATAGGAAAATGGAGGGTTTAATGCTGTGATGGAGCCTATgaaggctaacacacacagggttacattgggAATGAAGTTGTGACTGCAACAATGACGGAAAGATTGTAACAACTAATGACATACAGGGAGTTCTTATAGGGTGGGATCAAAGGTACATTACTATTGGTTAACTAATAACAAAAGACAATGCTAACACTATTAcacaacatacaatttacaatcctaTAGATACAATCCTAGGGATACAacatcaaaagacaatactaacaCAATCACACACTATTTACAAACAGACTATACAGACAATGTAATTCAGGATTTACAGATGTCCTTTGATGTGGGCTTCGGGGGGCTACATTTGCACTTCAATAAAAGTCTCTGTCctttttgtgtgcatgtgaaTTGAACTGGCCAAATATTGTTTGGTTACTCAGATCACTTTAACTCCTTCTA encodes:
- the SCAP gene encoding sterol regulatory element-binding protein cleavage-activating protein yields the protein MPLTDRLRERISRAFYRHGLLCASYPIPIIIFTALCILACCYPLLKLPLPGTGPVEFITPAKDYRPPRQEPAPGDRIEQPDWYVGLPVAYIQQVLVKAVVSPWDKNFRAVDVFRSPLSRVFPLVEEIRNHVLRESSGQTSLEDVCLQVTDLLPGLRKLRGKLPEHGCLLLSPANFWQNDPELFNNDADLIRTIQQHEPKTLQTSATLKDLLFGVPGKQSGVNLNNRKRVVSYTITIAFRRYNATFLRSLRSRLRQLHPCANCTLKLRNIVHIHFKEEIGIAELIPLVTTYFILFAYIYFSTRKIDLVKSKWGLALAAVVTVLSSLLMSVGLCTLFGLTPTLNGGEIFPYLVVVIGLENVLVLTKSVVSTPVDLEVKLRIAQGLSNESWSIMKNMATELGIILIGYFTLVPAIQEFCLFAVVGLVSDFFLQMFFFTTVLSIDIRRMELADLNKRMPAEACMPPAKTGPRTPRYERQQATRRTTPHTITLQPSSFRNLRLPKRLRLVYFFARTRLAQRIIMAGTVIWIGILLYTDPAGLRTYLTVQVTEQSPLGGEVMPPLPVPVLPAADPQNSLSVFPTGSSQLLENQSQRKEALESLVGRLEGWGEEQRDAGEESKEDRGHAKVTWGAEDEETWRKLSFRHWPTLFSYYNITLAKKYISILPVIPITVYLTPQEAADARHPLEAQHSHLFDPPRDARQEEKAAEGPSKAQGPADVTLYKVAALGLASGILLVLLLFCLYRLLCPKNYGQNGLSHSRRRKGGDLPCDDYGYSPPETEIVPLVLRGHLMDIECLASDRMLLVSCCLAGQIRVWDAQTGDCLTVIPKQRLRRESSGVFDYPESWETLSDCKYGAEDCVENGYLLKRRPPRFYDQPDLSSLIDTNFPEQAKQEEPDGRQRPVSVGREGGANGYDFSGLVQRACEEQGAPTLGSFPPVFSPPLYGPGGLSMDGRLDGSYASSRRKSSVEDPGSWNGAVSPDPGWTEDFEGSVWSLGLQGNLIVAGRSNGSLQVWDAIAGTLQCSHGEGQSGITALVFQNRRIVAARLNGSLDFFCLESNKSASQLQFRGTSNRSNMPSSPLYSSDDIIKCQLTHSVTCAHQKPITALKAAAGRLVTGSQDHTVRVYRLEDACCLFTLQGHSGGITAVYIDETMVLASGGQDGAICLWDVLTGSRVGHMYGHRGDVTSLICTASCVISSGLDDVISIWDRSTGIKLYSIQQDLGCGSSLGLISDNLLVTGGQGCVSFWDIGYGDLLQTVYLGKCEEAQPARQILVLDNAAIVCDFGSELSLVYVPSVLEKLD